From the genome of Lotus japonicus ecotype B-129 chromosome 6, LjGifu_v1.2, one region includes:
- the LOC130726634 gene encoding glycerol-3-phosphate acyltransferase 1-like isoform X1 yields MVFPLVLLRLAKWLLYHVLVNSCYKAARKIKSHVFHLSHHESSKPLQKPSSSPSTVKFDLVACDIHGVILRSYNSFFPYFMLVAFEGGSIFRALLLLCSCPVLWILNYELKLKVMIFISFCGLRIKDMDMAARVVLPKFYMENLNLQAYEILASAGTRVFFSAVPRMMVEGFLKEYLNADDVIATELHTVGCYFTGLLSGKGLIVKHSALKDYFGDKKPDIGIVSSSVHDQVFISHCKEAYVVNNEECDPGSVMLLPREKYPKPVIFHDGRLAFFPTPSATLCMFIWLPIGVLLAIYRMLLGIFLCHKWTLALVIWSGIDLNVKDCSNPQRSEKGVLYVCTHRTLLDPVFLSLCLGKPLTAVTYSLSKVSEFISPIRTMRLTRDREKDRETMQKLLSEGDLVVCPEGTTCREPYLLRFSSLFAELADVVVPVAVNVHVSMFYGTTASGLKCLDPLFFFMNPRPSYHIEILGKVPEEHTCGGGECAYEVANYIQRQLGDALGFDCTNLTRKDKYMMLAGNEGVVQEKESGLKPKFPTTQTARNNGERDGERETSTV; encoded by the exons ATGGTGTTCCCATTGGTGCTCCTAAGGCTTGCAAAATGGCTCTTGTACCATGTGCTTGTTAACTCATGTTATAAAGCAGCAAGGAAAATAAAGAGTCATGTGTTTCATTTGAGTCATCATGAGTCATCAAAACCACTTCAGAAACCTTCATCTTCCCCTAGCACTGTAAAATTTGATTTGGTTGCTTGTGACATTCATGGGGTGATCTTAAGATCCTATAATTCATTCTTTCCCTATTTCATGTTAGTTGCCTTTGAAGGTGGCAGCATTTTCAGAGCACTTCTATTACTCTGTTCCTGTCCTGTCCTGTGGATTTTAAACTATGAACTGAAGCTTAAGGTCATGATCTTCATCTCATTTTGTGGGCTCAGAATAAAGGACATGGACATGGCTGCAAGGGTAGTTTTGCCAAAGTTTTACATGGAGAATCTCAACCTTCAGGCTTATGAGATTCTGGCTTCTGCAGGGACTAGAGTTTTCTTCTCTGCTGTACCTAGAATGATGGTTGAAGGATTTCTCAAGGAATATTTGAATGCTGATGATGTTATTGCTACAGAGTTGCACACTGTTGGCTGTTACTTCACTGGTTTGCTCTCTGGGAAAGGTTTGATTGTGAAGCATAGTGCTCTCAAGGATTATTTTGGTGATAAAAAGCCTGACATAGGGATTGTTAGCTCAAGTGTTCATGATCAGGTTTTTATCTCTCATTGCAAG GAAGCTTATGTGGTGAACAATGAAGAGTGTGATCCAGGCTCAGTTATGCTATTGCCAAGGGAAAAATACCCAAAGCCTGTGATATTTCATGATGGAAGGCTAGCATTCTTTCCTACTCCTTCAGCAACACTTTGCATGTTCATTTGGCTCCCAATTGGAGTTCTTTTAGCCATTTACAGAATGCTTCTGGGAATTTTCCTATGTCACAAATGGACATTAGCATTAGTAATATGGAGTGGCATAGATCTGAATGTCAAAGACTGTAGCAACCCTCAAAGATCAGAGAAAGGGGTCCTCTATGTTTGCACACACAGGACCCTCTTGGATCCTGTTTTTCTTAGCTTGTGTTTGGGGAAGCCTCTAACTGCTGTCACATACAGCTTAAGTAAAGTTTCAGAGTTCATATCACCAATTAGGACAATGAGATTGACAAGGGACAGAGAAAAAGATAGGGAAACCATGCAGAAGCTGCTTAGTGAAGGGGATTTGGTGGTGTGCCCTGAAGGAACAACTTGCAGGGAGCCATATTTGTTAAGGTTCAGTTCTCTTTTTGCAGAATTGGCTGATGTGGTTGTCCCTGTTGCTGTTAATGTTCATGTGAGCATGTTCTATGGGACCACAGCTAGTGGGTTGAAGTGCTTGGACCCACTTTTCTTTTTCATGAATCCAAGGCCTAGTTATCACATTGAGATACTTGGAAAGGTTCCTGAGGAACACACATGTGGTGGTGGAGAGTGTGCTTATGAAGTGGCAAACTATATCCAGAGACAGTTGGGTGATGCTTTGGGATTTGACTGCACCAACCTTACAAGGAAGGATAAATATATGATGCTGGCTGGGAATGAAGGAGTTGTTCAAGAAAAAGAGAG CGGCCTAAAGCCTAAGTTTCCAACAACCCAAACCGCACGCAACAACGGAGAAAGGGACGGAGAAAGGGAGACGTCAACCGTCTGA
- the LOC130726634 gene encoding glycerol-3-phosphate acyltransferase 1-like isoform X2, whose protein sequence is MVFPLVLLRLAKWLLYHVLVNSCYKAARKIKSHVFHLSHHESSKPLQKPSSSPSTVKFDLVACDIHGVILRSYNSFFPYFMLVAFEGGSIFRALLLLCSCPVLWILNYELKLKVMIFISFCGLRIKDMDMAARVVLPKFYMENLNLQAYEILASAGTRVFFSAVPRMMVEGFLKEYLNADDVIATELHTVGCYFTGLLSGKGLIVKHSALKDYFGDKKPDIGIVSSSVHDQVFISHCKEAYVVNNEECDPGSVMLLPREKYPKPVIFHDGRLAFFPTPSATLCMFIWLPIGVLLAIYRMLLGIFLCHKWTLALVIWSGIDLNVKDCSNPQRSEKGVLYVCTHRTLLDPVFLSLCLGKPLTAVTYSLSKVSEFISPIRTMRLTRDREKDRETMQKLLSEGDLVVCPEGTTCREPYLLRFSSLFAELADVVVPVAVNVHVSMFYGTTASGLKCLDPLFFFMNPRPSYHIEILGKVPEEHTCGGGECAYEVANYIQRQLGDALGFDCTNLTRKDKYMMLAGNEGVVQEKER, encoded by the exons ATGGTGTTCCCATTGGTGCTCCTAAGGCTTGCAAAATGGCTCTTGTACCATGTGCTTGTTAACTCATGTTATAAAGCAGCAAGGAAAATAAAGAGTCATGTGTTTCATTTGAGTCATCATGAGTCATCAAAACCACTTCAGAAACCTTCATCTTCCCCTAGCACTGTAAAATTTGATTTGGTTGCTTGTGACATTCATGGGGTGATCTTAAGATCCTATAATTCATTCTTTCCCTATTTCATGTTAGTTGCCTTTGAAGGTGGCAGCATTTTCAGAGCACTTCTATTACTCTGTTCCTGTCCTGTCCTGTGGATTTTAAACTATGAACTGAAGCTTAAGGTCATGATCTTCATCTCATTTTGTGGGCTCAGAATAAAGGACATGGACATGGCTGCAAGGGTAGTTTTGCCAAAGTTTTACATGGAGAATCTCAACCTTCAGGCTTATGAGATTCTGGCTTCTGCAGGGACTAGAGTTTTCTTCTCTGCTGTACCTAGAATGATGGTTGAAGGATTTCTCAAGGAATATTTGAATGCTGATGATGTTATTGCTACAGAGTTGCACACTGTTGGCTGTTACTTCACTGGTTTGCTCTCTGGGAAAGGTTTGATTGTGAAGCATAGTGCTCTCAAGGATTATTTTGGTGATAAAAAGCCTGACATAGGGATTGTTAGCTCAAGTGTTCATGATCAGGTTTTTATCTCTCATTGCAAG GAAGCTTATGTGGTGAACAATGAAGAGTGTGATCCAGGCTCAGTTATGCTATTGCCAAGGGAAAAATACCCAAAGCCTGTGATATTTCATGATGGAAGGCTAGCATTCTTTCCTACTCCTTCAGCAACACTTTGCATGTTCATTTGGCTCCCAATTGGAGTTCTTTTAGCCATTTACAGAATGCTTCTGGGAATTTTCCTATGTCACAAATGGACATTAGCATTAGTAATATGGAGTGGCATAGATCTGAATGTCAAAGACTGTAGCAACCCTCAAAGATCAGAGAAAGGGGTCCTCTATGTTTGCACACACAGGACCCTCTTGGATCCTGTTTTTCTTAGCTTGTGTTTGGGGAAGCCTCTAACTGCTGTCACATACAGCTTAAGTAAAGTTTCAGAGTTCATATCACCAATTAGGACAATGAGATTGACAAGGGACAGAGAAAAAGATAGGGAAACCATGCAGAAGCTGCTTAGTGAAGGGGATTTGGTGGTGTGCCCTGAAGGAACAACTTGCAGGGAGCCATATTTGTTAAGGTTCAGTTCTCTTTTTGCAGAATTGGCTGATGTGGTTGTCCCTGTTGCTGTTAATGTTCATGTGAGCATGTTCTATGGGACCACAGCTAGTGGGTTGAAGTGCTTGGACCCACTTTTCTTTTTCATGAATCCAAGGCCTAGTTATCACATTGAGATACTTGGAAAGGTTCCTGAGGAACACACATGTGGTGGTGGAGAGTGTGCTTATGAAGTGGCAAACTATATCCAGAGACAGTTGGGTGATGCTTTGGGATTTGACTGCACCAACCTTACAAGGAAGGATAAATATATGATGCTGGCTGGGAATGAAGGAGTTGTTCAAGAAAAAGAGAGGTGA